The proteins below come from a single Gimesia alba genomic window:
- a CDS encoding outer membrane protein assembly factor BamB family protein, with translation MKFVTLILFLMTGLLKAGCSETTPQAGKPHPAVQNASSKEEAPATIVEVSFKDAQTPDRLIKRTHSWPHWLGPDYNGISPETDWRADWTDKPPQVLWRGNVGTGYSSISAADGRIYTIGHKAGNETVYCLDAETGKEIWKQSYPAQLVNHLNAGGPGATPTIDGEFLYTNSRDGRLICFEIETGKIIWQKDLTKAYEMKVPEWGFTCSPLIRGDKLFIEAGRLVALDKRTGNEIWKSTPHMPGYGTPAAFELEGTVYLALLNNECLSIARADDGTEVATFEWPSPFDTNSTTPIIDGTTIFISSGYRKGCALLDFENQKLKARYTNRDMKNHFNNSVLFQKHFYGMDGNSNLGRIVRLTCIDQETGKIKWREAGFGCGSLLIANGKLIILSDEGTLVTAEATPESYQELSRLKVLDDQCWTVPVLCNGLLYCRDSAGNLACVDLRL, from the coding sequence ATGAAGTTCGTCACTCTAATTCTGTTTTTGATGACAGGTCTGCTGAAAGCTGGTTGCAGCGAAACGACGCCGCAGGCGGGCAAGCCGCATCCGGCGGTACAGAATGCTTCCAGCAAAGAGGAGGCACCTGCCACGATCGTTGAAGTTTCGTTCAAGGATGCCCAAACCCCGGATCGACTCATCAAGCGCACTCACAGCTGGCCGCACTGGCTGGGCCCTGACTATAACGGAATCTCTCCGGAAACCGACTGGCGTGCCGACTGGACCGACAAACCGCCCCAGGTTCTCTGGCGAGGTAATGTGGGCACGGGATACAGCTCGATCTCGGCAGCCGACGGACGTATCTATACGATTGGTCATAAAGCAGGCAATGAAACGGTTTATTGTCTGGATGCTGAGACGGGAAAAGAAATCTGGAAGCAGTCCTATCCGGCGCAGTTAGTGAATCATCTGAACGCCGGTGGTCCGGGTGCGACGCCCACGATTGACGGCGAGTTCCTTTACACGAACAGTCGTGACGGCAGATTGATCTGTTTTGAAATCGAAACCGGTAAAATCATCTGGCAGAAAGACCTGACGAAAGCCTACGAGATGAAAGTCCCCGAATGGGGCTTCACCTGTTCGCCGCTGATTCGGGGCGACAAATTATTCATCGAAGCGGGACGGCTGGTGGCCCTCGATAAAAGGACGGGGAACGAGATCTGGAAATCGACGCCGCACATGCCCGGCTATGGCACACCGGCGGCATTCGAGCTCGAAGGGACCGTTTATCTGGCACTGTTGAATAACGAATGCCTGTCCATAGCCCGCGCAGATGACGGCACGGAAGTCGCGACTTTTGAGTGGCCTTCTCCCTTCGATACCAACTCGACCACACCGATCATTGATGGCACAACCATCTTTATCTCATCCGGTTATCGAAAAGGCTGTGCTTTACTGGATTTCGAGAACCAGAAATTGAAAGCACGCTACACCAACCGTGACATGAAAAATCATTTCAATAACAGCGTGCTGTTTCAGAAACACTTTTATGGCATGGACGGCAATTCGAATCTGGGCCGCATTGTCCGCCTCACTTGTATCGATCAGGAAACGGGAAAAATCAAATGGCGCGAAGCCGGCTTTGGTTGCGGCTCGTTATTGATCGCAAACGGCAAACTGATCATTCTGTCTGATGAAGGGACACTGGTGACGGCAGAGGCGACTCCTGAGTCGTACCAGGAACTCTCCCGACTTAAAGTCCTCGATGATCAATGCTGGACCGTTCCCGTATTGTGCAACGGACTCCTCTATTGTCGGGATTCAGCCGGGAACCTTGCCTGCGTGGATCTCCGGCTGTAA
- the thiS gene encoding sulfur carrier protein ThiS, giving the protein MQIQVNGETQEVPEKFTVAELLAQLGLQPKYLAVERNLILIPREEHAACMLQAGDRLEIVTLVGGG; this is encoded by the coding sequence GTGCAAATTCAAGTGAACGGTGAAACCCAGGAGGTTCCCGAAAAATTCACGGTGGCTGAACTTCTGGCACAATTGGGGCTGCAGCCAAAATATCTGGCCGTTGAACGAAATTTAATTTTAATTCCACGCGAAGAACATGCCGCCTGCATGCTGCAGGCAGGGGATCGCCTGGAAATAGTAACGCTGGTAGGCGGTGGATAA
- a CDS encoding DUF3592 domain-containing protein, whose translation MVKSKADMYKAGRIFSFVLGAIFIIAGFLVTYLLGLPLIEQAKASKNWPTTKGVVLKSKVATHRSSNSNSSTYSAEIMYRYQVEGEDYECATVWFGSDVSTSNRSLAQNTVKKYPVDK comes from the coding sequence ATGGTGAAAAGTAAAGCAGACATGTATAAAGCGGGGCGTATTTTTTCGTTCGTTCTGGGAGCGATTTTCATCATTGCCGGCTTTCTCGTGACCTATCTGCTGGGGCTGCCGCTGATCGAACAGGCGAAAGCCAGTAAAAACTGGCCAACGACCAAAGGAGTTGTGCTCAAATCGAAAGTGGCCACCCACCGCAGCAGCAATTCCAACTCGTCAACCTATTCAGCCGAGATTATGTATCGCTATCAGGTGGAAGGAGAGGACTATGAATGCGCAACGGTCTGGTTTGGCAGCGATGTTTCCACATCGAACCGATCCCTGGCGCAGAATACGGTCAAAAAATATCCGGTGGACAAGTAG
- a CDS encoding TIGR00266 family protein gives MQCHEVDYEIFGSDLQIVEIVLDPGESVVAEAGSMNYMEEGISFEARMGDGSKPNDGFLGKLFKAGKRMLSGESLFMTHFTNEGHREQRVAFAAPYPGKIIAIDMDKIGGELTCQKDSFLCAALGTEVTMAFNKRLGSGFFGGEGFILQKLRGDGMAFVHAGGTVTKKKLNGETLRVDTGCIVAFTGNIDYDIERAGNLKSMVLGGEGMFLATLRGHGTVLLQSLPFSRLADRVLAHAPSAGGSSVGEGSVLGGFGDMFGDS, from the coding sequence ATGCAATGCCACGAAGTCGACTATGAAATCTTTGGTTCTGACCTGCAGATTGTGGAAATTGTGCTCGATCCGGGCGAGTCTGTCGTCGCGGAAGCGGGCAGCATGAATTACATGGAAGAAGGGATCAGCTTCGAAGCCCGCATGGGAGATGGTTCTAAACCCAACGATGGCTTTCTGGGCAAGCTTTTTAAGGCAGGCAAACGGATGCTTTCAGGTGAGTCATTGTTCATGACACACTTTACCAATGAGGGACATCGTGAACAGAGAGTCGCCTTTGCAGCTCCTTATCCCGGAAAAATTATCGCCATCGATATGGACAAAATTGGCGGCGAACTGACCTGCCAGAAAGATTCGTTTCTGTGTGCGGCGCTCGGGACGGAAGTCACGATGGCCTTTAATAAGCGGCTCGGATCGGGCTTCTTCGGTGGGGAAGGCTTCATTCTGCAGAAACTGCGTGGCGATGGAATGGCATTTGTCCATGCCGGAGGCACCGTCACGAAAAAGAAACTGAACGGGGAAACTTTACGCGTCGATACAGGCTGTATTGTCGCCTTTACAGGCAACATTGATTACGACATCGAACGAGCCGGCAATTTAAAATCGATGGTGCTGGGAGGCGAGGGTATGTTTCTGGCGACGTTACGCGGGCATGGAACCGTCCTGCTGCAAAGCTTGCCTTTTTCTCGTCTGGCCGATCGTGTTCTGGCTCATGCTCCTTCCGCTGGAGGCTCCTCAGTCGGTGAAGGCTCGGTCCTGGGAGGATTCGGCGATATGTTTGGGGATAGTTAA
- a CDS encoding DUF6807 domain-containing protein: MKIVFSIICLFVGFSTVAHADTVELKKQGSKINVSIDGKLFATYNTSDDLPKPFFSPVRAADGTIITRSLVDPEDHPHHKGIWVAVDEVNEVDFWAEKGKIKNSGVKIVRAKGNPAILKVTNQWLGEDDKPIVTENTVISIYANRLMTYNITFKAGAKPVVFEDTKEGLFGIRLPNGMREKENGSVENNKGVKGTKDTWGKPTEWIDYYGPLNGKVYGVTLMDSPENYKKSRYHVRNYGLFTISPFGDHAYTNKKQPADPKHLKPGQKLNLKYGLYIHSGNTKQGKVADAYKQFLNVSKKKVAQKKPLKQQTKAKKVAAAPYEEKSKALEPIPASAAAASDDCNCAPVRRRRGLFRRFRGRR, from the coding sequence GTGAAAATCGTGTTCAGTATAATCTGCCTGTTTGTTGGCTTCTCTACCGTAGCCCACGCCGATACCGTGGAATTGAAGAAACAGGGATCAAAAATCAATGTTTCCATCGACGGAAAGCTTTTCGCCACATACAACACCAGCGACGATCTACCGAAGCCGTTCTTCTCTCCCGTGCGTGCCGCTGATGGCACGATTATCACCCGTTCGCTGGTCGATCCCGAAGATCACCCGCACCACAAAGGGATCTGGGTCGCCGTCGATGAAGTGAATGAAGTCGACTTCTGGGCCGAGAAAGGCAAGATCAAAAACAGCGGTGTGAAAATTGTTAGAGCAAAAGGGAATCCTGCCATACTGAAGGTGACCAATCAGTGGCTGGGGGAAGATGATAAGCCGATCGTAACGGAAAACACCGTCATTTCGATCTATGCCAACCGGTTGATGACTTACAACATCACGTTTAAAGCCGGGGCGAAACCGGTTGTATTTGAGGATACCAAAGAAGGTCTGTTTGGAATTCGTCTGCCCAACGGAATGCGGGAAAAAGAAAATGGCAGCGTCGAAAACAACAAAGGCGTAAAAGGAACGAAAGACACCTGGGGCAAACCGACCGAATGGATTGACTATTACGGTCCTTTGAACGGCAAAGTCTACGGCGTGACATTGATGGACTCGCCAGAGAACTATAAAAAGTCGCGGTATCACGTGCGTAATTACGGTCTGTTTACCATCAGCCCGTTTGGCGATCATGCTTATACAAACAAGAAACAGCCTGCCGATCCGAAACACCTGAAACCGGGTCAAAAGCTGAATCTGAAATATGGGCTCTACATTCACTCTGGTAATACCAAACAGGGAAAAGTTGCTGATGCCTACAAGCAGTTTTTGAACGTCAGCAAGAAAAAAGTCGCTCAAAAAAAACCGCTCAAGCAGCAAACCAAAGCGAAAAAGGTGGCGGCAGCGCCTTATGAAGAAAAAAGTAAGGCTCTTGAACCGATTCCCGCATCAGCGGCGGCTGCCAGCGATGACTGCAACTGTGCTCCTGTCCGCAGACGTCGAGGACTGTTTCGACGCTTCCGCGGCCGCAGATAA
- a CDS encoding ClpP family protease, producing the protein MNKRRRLRTTSSLKSYPEKSTSFRSHPVPEKEPDWEIALSGDLGEKETDLVSRLVDLPRGSRGTIFFDSPGGSVYAGLTLASLIRLRNLNVAGVALGECSSAAILPFAACKHRFVTSYTTLLFHPVRWQSEDDVRFEEAVEWARHFKVMETDFDRLQAQLFGVEQSLLDKWTRPGRFVSGQELADAGLAQLIDPFSQEDQWKLIEAR; encoded by the coding sequence ATGAATAAACGACGACGATTGCGAACCACTTCTTCCCTGAAATCCTATCCCGAAAAATCCACATCTTTTCGGAGCCACCCTGTTCCGGAAAAAGAACCGGACTGGGAAATTGCCCTTTCCGGTGATCTGGGGGAAAAAGAAACCGACCTGGTTTCGCGGCTCGTTGATCTGCCGCGAGGCAGCCGCGGGACGATCTTCTTCGATTCGCCCGGCGGATCTGTTTACGCAGGGCTCACGCTGGCCAGTCTGATTCGCTTGCGTAATTTAAATGTCGCCGGCGTGGCGCTGGGCGAGTGCTCTTCCGCCGCCATTCTTCCGTTCGCCGCCTGCAAGCATCGCTTTGTCACCAGCTATACCACGCTGCTGTTCCACCCGGTGCGCTGGCAAAGTGAAGATGATGTCCGTTTCGAAGAAGCCGTCGAATGGGCGCGGCACTTTAAGGTCATGGAAACCGACTTTGATCGCCTGCAGGCCCAACTCTTCGGCGTGGAACAAAGTCTGCTCGACAAGTGGACGCGGCCGGGGAGATTCGTTTCCGGGCAGGAACTGGCCGACGCCGGACTGGCGCAGTTGATCGACCCCTTCTCGCAAGAAGATCAGTGGAAGCTCATTGAGGCAAGATAG
- a CDS encoding RrF2 family transcriptional regulator, with protein MFSQTVEYALRAIVHLADQAPNPCTTEQIAKATKVPQAYLSKVLQSLRQSNVVHSQRGIGGGISLVKTPADLNLLEVVNAVDPICRITTCPLGLKGHGANLCPLHRKLDDAMRETETAFSETTLADVLSASTSSYPLCNEPVDRVTTLGITPPPNSSK; from the coding sequence ATGTTTTCCCAGACTGTTGAATATGCACTCAGAGCAATTGTTCATTTAGCCGACCAGGCTCCCAACCCGTGCACAACAGAACAAATCGCCAAAGCGACTAAAGTTCCGCAGGCGTATCTTTCGAAAGTCCTTCAGAGTTTGCGTCAGTCAAATGTCGTTCATTCACAGCGGGGTATTGGCGGCGGTATCTCTCTGGTGAAGACCCCTGCGGACCTGAATTTACTGGAAGTCGTGAACGCCGTCGATCCCATTTGCCGAATCACAACCTGCCCTCTCGGTTTAAAAGGGCATGGTGCGAATTTATGCCCGTTGCATCGTAAGCTGGATGATGCCATGCGAGAAACGGAAACCGCATTTTCTGAAACAACATTGGCCGATGTGCTTTCTGCCTCGACCAGTAGCTACCCGCTCTGCAATGAACCCGTTGACCGCGTGACCACTCTGGGAATCACGCCCCCCCCGAATTCCTCGAAGTAA
- a CDS encoding FliM/FliN family flagellar motor switch protein, producing MSGFSQENVEAIFALAGESMPALSDSFNQCFDFNYRLELGESGVWSPDELDEAFQGPGLVALFRIGEEAMVGLIPANIPLPDWYTAPGDSQSSRLQTLSLEWSMNLIPMDLGDVDEFKTYYADSLLTEVSQGAPSDWAALLRINLFQAEDESDGQSPSAVIPVIWPLTKPPVTDSPEPEPDPAPQPSASSGNSPQSMPSMGTNSDSNPLNRINKLPVQAIVKLATKKIEMKQLLSICPGSLITFDKPCEDPLDMYINNQVYCQGEAVKIGENFGLKIDQVGFKQEYETKIIEF from the coding sequence ATGTCGGGCTTTAGCCAGGAAAATGTAGAAGCGATTTTTGCCCTCGCCGGTGAAAGTATGCCTGCACTTTCTGATTCTTTCAACCAGTGTTTCGATTTCAACTATCGGCTGGAACTGGGAGAGTCAGGCGTCTGGTCTCCCGATGAATTAGATGAAGCATTTCAGGGTCCTGGACTGGTTGCTCTGTTTCGAATTGGTGAGGAAGCGATGGTCGGGTTGATCCCGGCAAATATTCCTTTGCCAGACTGGTATACCGCTCCGGGAGACTCGCAATCCTCACGATTGCAAACCCTGTCTCTGGAATGGTCCATGAACCTGATTCCGATGGACTTAGGTGATGTTGACGAATTTAAAACTTATTATGCTGACAGTTTATTAACCGAAGTGTCGCAAGGTGCTCCCTCTGACTGGGCTGCATTACTGCGAATCAACTTATTTCAAGCAGAAGATGAAAGCGACGGCCAGAGCCCGAGTGCTGTGATCCCTGTAATTTGGCCACTGACGAAACCGCCAGTTACAGATTCCCCTGAACCGGAACCCGATCCAGCACCTCAACCGTCCGCTTCATCTGGCAATTCCCCTCAGTCTATGCCATCTATGGGAACTAACTCCGATTCGAATCCGTTGAACCGCATCAACAAGCTACCCGTGCAAGCGATCGTGAAACTGGCTACGAAAAAAATTGAAATGAAGCAACTGCTCTCTATTTGTCCCGGTTCGCTCATTACATTCGACAAGCCTTGTGAAGATCCGCTCGACATGTATATCAACAATCAGGTTTACTGTCAGGGTGAGGCGGTGAAGATCGGGGAAAATTTCGGATTGAAGATTGATCAAGTTGGCTTCAAACAGGAATACGAAACCAAGATTATCGAATTTTAG
- a CDS encoding thiazole synthase gives MATIGSTESSLILGTHHLNSRLIVGTGKYATYELMQESLEVSGADVITVAVRRERLIDSDGRNILDFIDLDKYTILPNTAGCFSAEDAVRVARMGREILRGLENPGADWVKIEVLGDTKTLLPDPVATLEATKQLVDEGFSVLCYSTDDPITAKRLKDAGATSVMPAGSPIGSGQGILNPNNIRICLEYLKEDDADYPVIVDAGVGTASDVTIAMELGCDGVLLNTGIAGAQDPVRMARAMKNAIEAGRDAYLAGRIPKKLYATASSPETGVIAPKG, from the coding sequence ATGGCAACAATCGGCAGCACAGAATCGTCTCTGATCCTGGGAACACATCATCTGAACTCACGTCTGATTGTGGGAACCGGTAAGTACGCGACGTACGAACTGATGCAGGAAAGCCTGGAAGTCAGCGGGGCCGATGTGATTACGGTTGCGGTCAGGCGGGAGCGTCTGATCGATTCGGACGGCCGTAATATTCTGGATTTCATCGATCTGGATAAATATACGATTCTCCCCAACACCGCCGGCTGTTTCTCTGCCGAAGACGCCGTCCGCGTGGCGCGGATGGGTCGCGAAATCTTACGTGGTCTGGAAAATCCGGGAGCCGACTGGGTGAAGATTGAAGTACTGGGCGACACCAAAACGTTACTCCCCGATCCGGTGGCGACGCTGGAAGCAACCAAACAGCTGGTAGACGAAGGCTTTTCCGTACTCTGCTATTCGACCGACGATCCGATTACCGCGAAACGTCTGAAAGACGCCGGTGCGACCTCGGTGATGCCGGCGGGCAGTCCGATCGGCAGCGGTCAGGGCATTCTGAACCCGAACAACATTCGCATCTGCCTGGAATATCTGAAAGAAGACGATGCCGATTACCCCGTGATCGTGGATGCCGGCGTGGGCACCGCCAGCGATGTGACCATTGCGATGGAACTGGGTTGTGACGGCGTGCTGCTCAACACCGGGATTGCCGGTGCTCAGGATCCGGTTCGCATGGCACGGGCGATGAAAAATGCGATCGAGGCCGGTCGCGACGCGTATCTCGCCGGCCGGATTCCGAAGAAGCTGTACGCGACTGCTTCGAGCCCCGAAACCGGCGTGATCGCACCGAAAGGCTAA
- a CDS encoding protoglobin family protein: MKHIDEEKLETDLPYRFQYLAEFMGVTEDDLKAVHAAAGVVAPLVPGLVDAVYDQLFRYDCTKRHFVPRQHGYEGEIPESIESLTLDHEMIQFRKQHLARYLETLVTKPYDEKMIQYLDLVGKIHTPKAGSKDLDVPLVQMNALMGFVSNALVSTILGLNLDRDTEVKTLAAFNKLLWLQNDLITRHYQAS, from the coding sequence ATGAAACACATTGATGAAGAAAAACTCGAAACAGACCTGCCTTACCGATTTCAGTATCTCGCCGAATTTATGGGGGTCACGGAAGACGATTTAAAGGCAGTCCATGCAGCAGCGGGCGTCGTCGCGCCCTTAGTGCCTGGTTTAGTCGACGCCGTTTATGACCAACTTTTCCGCTATGATTGCACAAAACGCCATTTTGTGCCACGCCAACACGGTTATGAGGGCGAAATTCCTGAAAGCATCGAGTCACTCACGCTTGATCATGAAATGATCCAATTCCGGAAACAACATCTCGCGCGGTATCTGGAAACGCTGGTTACAAAACCCTACGACGAAAAAATGATCCAATATCTGGATCTGGTCGGCAAGATTCATACCCCCAAAGCAGGCAGCAAAGATTTGGATGTACCTCTGGTACAGATGAACGCACTGATGGGCTTCGTCTCGAATGCTTTGGTCAGTACGATTCTAGGATTGAACCTGGATCGTGACACCGAAGTCAAAACCTTAGCGGCGTTCAACAAATTGCTCTGGCTGCAGAACGATCTGATCACGCGCCACTATCAGGCGTCGTAG
- the aspS gene encoding aspartate--tRNA ligase yields the protein MLSNQGLITVLRTHTCGELRTDHVGQTVTLAGWVIRGRDHGGLAFIDLRDRYGVTQIVFNPDRDAKMHELARSLRAEDVIQVTGEVVLRDDRENEKLATGKIEVRAHELQVLNKSKTPPFEPGTSELPNEELRLTYRFLDLRSERLQEALKVRSRLSKVTRDYFDQNQFLEVETPILGRSTPEGARDYLVPSRVHEGSFYALPQSPQIYKQILMISGYDRYYQIARCFRDEDLRADRQPEFTQIDLEMAFVNQEDILTLVDGLIATILKDLRNEEIALPLPRYDYDVVMEKYGSDKPDLRFGLELVDVGEIAANCDFAVFKKTMESGGRVRGLNAKGAADRYSRKDIDGLTEFVGEYGAKGLAFFKVTDEGLHSPIAKFFSDDDKQKIMEAMGAEVGDLLFFVADQCSVTSAALSALRNRLGKELELYDPKDFQCCWVINFPLLSYNEEEQRWDAEHHPFCQPVEEDMQYLESDPSKVRAQSYDLVINGYELASGSVRVHDQGVQQQIFDLLGISADEAEERFGFLLQALRYGAPPHAGAALGLDRLVMLLCGNDNIRDVVAFPKTQKAADLLSGAPSEVDPHQLRDLRIKIDIPE from the coding sequence ATGCTTTCTAACCAAGGACTTATTACGGTGTTACGAACACATACCTGTGGCGAATTGAGAACAGACCATGTTGGGCAAACAGTCACTCTGGCTGGCTGGGTGATCCGGGGCCGCGATCACGGAGGTCTGGCTTTCATCGACCTGAGAGATCGCTATGGCGTCACTCAGATCGTGTTCAACCCGGATCGTGATGCCAAGATGCATGAGCTGGCACGGAGCCTGCGAGCGGAAGACGTGATCCAGGTCACAGGCGAAGTTGTGTTGCGTGATGATCGCGAAAACGAAAAACTGGCAACGGGAAAAATTGAAGTCCGGGCGCACGAACTGCAAGTCCTCAATAAAAGTAAGACGCCCCCGTTCGAGCCAGGCACGTCAGAACTGCCGAATGAAGAACTGCGTTTGACTTACCGGTTTCTCGATTTGCGCAGCGAGCGCCTGCAGGAAGCATTGAAGGTTCGGTCTCGTCTGTCCAAAGTGACCCGTGATTATTTTGATCAGAACCAGTTTCTGGAAGTGGAAACTCCGATTCTTGGTCGCAGTACTCCGGAAGGTGCTCGTGACTATCTGGTTCCCAGCCGGGTCCACGAAGGCAGCTTTTACGCGTTGCCGCAATCGCCCCAGATTTATAAACAGATCCTGATGATCTCCGGCTATGACCGCTATTACCAGATTGCCCGTTGTTTTCGCGACGAAGACCTGCGTGCCGATCGCCAGCCGGAATTTACTCAAATCGACCTGGAGATGGCGTTTGTGAACCAGGAAGATATTCTCACACTGGTTGACGGTTTAATCGCCACGATCCTGAAAGATCTGCGCAACGAAGAGATTGCCCTGCCTCTGCCGCGTTACGACTATGATGTCGTGATGGAAAAATACGGTTCTGACAAACCGGATTTACGCTTTGGATTGGAACTGGTTGACGTCGGCGAGATTGCTGCCAACTGTGACTTCGCCGTCTTCAAGAAAACCATGGAGTCGGGTGGTCGGGTACGAGGCCTGAATGCCAAAGGTGCCGCCGATCGTTACAGTCGTAAAGACATCGACGGCCTGACTGAATTCGTCGGCGAGTATGGTGCCAAGGGTCTGGCGTTCTTCAAAGTGACCGATGAAGGCCTGCATTCCCCGATTGCCAAGTTCTTCTCTGATGACGACAAACAGAAGATCATGGAAGCGATGGGCGCGGAAGTAGGCGACCTGCTGTTTTTTGTCGCCGATCAGTGCTCTGTGACTTCAGCGGCTCTGTCAGCACTGCGAAACCGTCTGGGGAAAGAACTGGAATTGTACGATCCGAAAGACTTCCAATGTTGCTGGGTGATCAACTTCCCCTTGCTCTCGTACAATGAAGAGGAACAGCGCTGGGATGCCGAACATCACCCCTTCTGCCAGCCGGTGGAAGAAGATATGCAGTATCTCGAAAGTGATCCTTCTAAGGTACGGGCTCAGTCATACGACCTGGTGATCAATGGTTACGAATTAGCCAGCGGCAGCGTTCGTGTACACGATCAGGGTGTCCAACAACAAATCTTCGATCTACTGGGAATTTCCGCAGACGAAGCAGAAGAACGCTTTGGCTTCCTGCTGCAGGCACTGCGATACGGGGCTCCTCCTCACGCCGGTGCCGCTTTAGGTCTGGACCGACTGGTGATGCTGCTGTGTGGAAACGATAATATTCGCGACGTGGTCGCCTTCCCCAAGACGCAGAAAGCCGCCGATCTGCTGAGCGGTGCGCCGTCTGAAGTCGATCCGCACCAGTTGCGCGACCTGAGAATCAAAATTGACATTCCCGAATAA
- a CDS encoding glycerophosphodiester phosphodiesterase — protein sequence MSATSSLPAVEIIGHRGASYDAPENTLASVNLAWKRNADAVEIDIYLSKDGKIVAYHDKTTKRIGGRDQAVKDQTFAELQTLDVGAWKNARYKQERIPTLSEILKTIPAGKRLFIEIKCGPEVLPQLKQDLAASGKTAAQTAIIGFDYETMQQAKQLMPELEVIWVFKVKQNKITRKWAHNAAYYIQKAKAANLDGLDLGYNQFITKAFVEQANAAGLPVYVWTVNEVADARKLAEMGVTGITTDRPGLLNAALKLEK from the coding sequence GTGTCCGCGACCTCCTCGCTTCCGGCTGTCGAAATCATTGGTCATCGCGGTGCCTCGTATGATGCTCCCGAAAATACATTGGCGTCTGTGAATCTGGCCTGGAAGCGTAATGCAGACGCGGTCGAGATCGATATTTACCTCAGCAAAGATGGCAAGATCGTCGCTTATCACGACAAAACCACCAAACGGATTGGCGGCCGCGATCAGGCTGTGAAAGATCAGACGTTCGCCGAGTTGCAGACGCTGGACGTTGGTGCGTGGAAGAATGCCAGATATAAACAGGAACGCATTCCGACATTGTCTGAGATTCTCAAAACAATTCCTGCTGGCAAACGTCTGTTTATTGAAATCAAATGCGGCCCCGAAGTTCTGCCCCAATTGAAACAGGATCTGGCGGCTTCCGGAAAAACAGCCGCCCAGACGGCCATCATCGGTTTTGATTATGAAACCATGCAGCAGGCCAAACAGCTCATGCCCGAACTGGAAGTGATCTGGGTTTTCAAAGTCAAACAGAATAAAATTACACGCAAATGGGCACACAACGCGGCCTACTATATTCAGAAAGCCAAAGCCGCCAATCTGGATGGTCTGGATCTGGGCTATAATCAGTTTATCACCAAAGCGTTCGTCGAGCAGGCAAACGCAGCCGGTTTGCCCGTTTATGTCTGGACCGTCAATGAGGTGGCCGATGCGCGAAAACTGGCGGAAATGGGAGTGACTGGTATTACAACGGATCGGCCCGGCCTGTTGAATGCCGCCTTAAAACTGGAAAAATAG